The genomic stretch TAGATTGTATCAATTTTTTGCGAAAATAACAGATTGCCATTTAATAATAAAATAACAATAATTACATTACATTTACTCATTTTAAACTTTTCTTAAATTCTACCTTCGCCACAGTTCTAATTTTAACACATTTACCATCCTTAACTGCAGGATTAAATTTAGGCATGTTTTTAACAATTCTGATTGCTTCTTTGTCTAAGAAATAATTTACCTCATCATATATTGCCACATCAACTACTTTTCCTTGTTCAGTAATTGTATAATATACTTTTATAACACCCTGTATATCATTTAGTTTTGACCACTTGAATAATTGAGCGTGCTTATTCAAATATTTTTTAATTGCATCGTAAGAATCTTTTTTACTATTTGTATTTTCAAAAAAAGGGTATTTTTCAACTTGTACTAAGGAATATATAATTTTACCACTTTCATTATAGTGCTTATCATTATCATTTCCTATTCCTTTTTCATAAATCTCTTCACTTTGAATTATTCCATTTGGATACCATCGAATTAGCTTTCCATCAAGAAGACCATTTTTATAACTTCCCTCTATTGCCTTTTGTCCATTTTTATACCACCAAGTAGCAGGTCCGGAATAACTTCCGTTAAGAATACTCTTTACAGAATACTTTTGACCAGTCCATACAAATACTGTTTCAATTCCACTATAATTACTATCCAAATTATTAACCTTATAAAAGTATGAAATATCTTTAGAGCATTCCTCAAACCATTTATCTATATATGAAGTATCAATAGATTGTGAAAATATAACAGAAGTGAATAACATTAAAATCGTAGTTAAAACTGAAGTCTTCATCAATCTAGTTATATAATTTTTTGTAATAATATACAAAAATTATTTAGAATTAAAATAATAACAAAAGTAATAAATGATTAAAATTATACAAACTTCAAATAATTAATTAATAAACCACAGTTAATATTTTTTTTTTAAATTTGTTAACTAAAAAAAAGAAAGAATGAAATTCAAAATCCTAACAATTAGTTTAATTTATATATTTAGCATAAGTATTGCACAAAATAAGAATATACAATTTGAAACAGGTTCATTTGCCGATTTAAAAGCAAAAGCACAAAAAGAGAATAAACTTATTTTTATTGATGCATACACAGTTTGGTGCGGACCATGTAAATGGATGGCAAAAAATATTTTTACCAATGATACAGTAGCCGATTTCTATAATTCAAAGTTTATAAACGCACAAATTGACATGGAAAAAGGTGAAGGAGTTGAAATAGCCAAGCTT from Bacteroidia bacterium encodes the following:
- a CDS encoding energy transducer TonB; translated protein: MKTSVLTTILMLFTSVIFSQSIDTSYIDKWFEECSKDISYFYKVNNLDSNYSGIETVFVWTGQKYSVKSILNGSYSGPATWWYKNGQKAIEGSYKNGLLDGKLIRWYPNGIIQSEEIYEKGIGNDNDKHYNESGKIIYSLVQVEKYPFFENTNSKKDSYDAIKKYLNKHAQLFKWSKLNDIQGVIKVYYTITEQGKVVDVAIYDEVNYFLDKEAIRIVKNMPKFNPAVKDGKCVKIRTVAKVEFKKSLK
- a CDS encoding thioredoxin family protein → MKFKILTISLIYIFSISIAQNKNIQFETGSFADLKAKAQKENKLIFIDAYTVWCGPCKWMAKNIFTNDTVADFYNSKFINAQIDMEKGEGVEIAKLYNVHCYPSLLYIDGDGKLIHRGAGSSNAQRFINLGENSLIPEKTFSRFESQYESKRTDAKFLSEYLYAISETCLPYKDVLA